The following are encoded together in the Lathyrus oleraceus cultivar Zhongwan6 chromosome 3, CAAS_Psat_ZW6_1.0, whole genome shotgun sequence genome:
- the LOC127127479 gene encoding putative serine/threonine-protein kinase, whose product MFCNCFGALNSCKGKGEPAEQTLEQVGETKSFSYSSLRSATGDFHSSCKIGGGGYGVVYKGVLRDGTQVAIKSLSVESKQGTHEFMTEIEMISNIQHPNLVKLIGFCIEGTHRILVYEFLENNSLASALLGSKSKCVPLDWRKRAAICCGTASGLTFLHEEAQPNIVHRDIKASNILLDENFNPKIGDFGLAKLFPDNVTHVSTRVAGTMGYLAPEYALLRQLTKKADVYSFGILMLEIISGKSSSKAAFGDNILVLVEWAWKLKEENRLLELVDSELTDYDENEVYRFLVVALFCTQSSAKHRPTMKQVLQMLSKQVHLNEKALTEPGIYRWDTSGKTSGYLNETSSSSHVIKYKRSENQHQTSTQFSGTDIVTEMFPR is encoded by the exons ATGTTTTGCAATTGCTTTGGTGCTTTGAATTCGTGTAAAGGGAAGGGTGAACCTGCTGAGCAGACACTTGAACAAG TGGGGGAAACTAAAAGCTTTAGCTATAGCTCATTGAGATCTGCTACCGGAGATTTTCATTCTTCATGCAAAATTGGTGGAGGAGGCTATGGAGTTGTCTACAAG GGTGTTTTAAGGGACGGCACTCAAGTTGCTATCAAGTCTCTTTCTGTAGAGTCTAAACAAGGAACTCATGAATTTATGACCGAAATTGAGATGATATCAAATATACAACATCCAAATCTTGTTAAACTAATCGGCTTCTGTATTGAGGGTACTCATCGAATATTGGTGTACGAGTTTCTCGAGAACAATAGCCTTGCGAGTGCTTTGTTAG GTTCAAAAAGTAAATGTGTTCCTCTGGATTGGCGAAAGAGGGCTGCTATTTGCTGCGGTACAGCTTCGGGTCTAACCTTTCTTCATGAAGAAGCTCAGCCAAACATTGTTCATAGAGATATCAAAGCAAGCAACATATTGCTGGATGAGAACTTCAATCCGAAAATCGGTGATTTTGGTCTTGCAAAACTTTTTCCTGACAATGTCACCCATGTTAGTACTCGAGTTGCAGGAACAAT GGGCTATCTCGCACCGGAATATGCACTTCTAAGACAGCTTACAAAGAAGGCAGATGTATATAGTTTTGGGATTCTGATGCTTGAAATAATCAGCGGTAAAAGTAGTAGCAAAGCTGCATTTGGAGACAATATTTTGGTTCTGGTGGAATGG GCTTGGAAGCTGAAAGAAGAAAACCGGCTTCTGGAGCTTGTTGATTCAGAACTAACCGACTATGACGAGAACGAGGTGTATAGGTTCCTTGTGGTTGCTCTCTTTTGCACCCAATCATCGGCTAAACATAGACCAACCATGAAACAAGTACTACAAATGCTCTCCAAACAAGTTCATCTTAATGAGAAGGCATTAACTGAGCCTGGAATATACAGATGGGATACCTCGGGAAAGACGAGTGGTTATTTAAACGAGACGTCATCGTCGTCTCATGTAATCAAGTACAAAAGATCTGAAAACCAACATCAAACCTCGACGCAATTTAGCGGTACAGATATTGTGACAGAGATGTTTCCTAGATGA